One Prunus dulcis chromosome 8, ALMONDv2, whole genome shotgun sequence DNA window includes the following coding sequences:
- the LOC117636403 gene encoding transcription initiation factor TFIID subunit 3 — MDLETENRIAAILMKEAAELRRQAEKEGVHAYLRQPQTRFRPNSRFLSATVLGVQQANRAVEVNEMWRLRQKEIELDNRLKGKMKDESRNDRSRRDSNCSRSSSKGHDVTDDNASPSCSSRKREYESCHSREENGLRDEELEEFLHSRVKRGRGAVGSRMDEAGPYLPRGSDSRDELLVSPSVQERRVYGPEKPSRKLYDSSKEELDYDRKKSKKVKAASSKKHKSKDKSKEKKKKRKEERSKYLT; from the exons ATGGATCTTGAGACGGAAAACAGAATAGCTGCGATTCTTATGAAAGAAGCTGCTGAATTGCGGCGCCAAGCTGAGAAGGAAGGTGTGCATGCTTATCTTCGACAACCTCAAACACGGTTTCGGCCAAATTCACGGTTCCTCAGCGCTACTGTTCTTGGCGTGCAACAAG CAAATCGAGCTGTGGAAGTGAATGAAATGTGGCGACTCCGGCAGAAAGAGATAGAATTGGACAATAGGCTTAAAGGAAAGATGAAGGATGAGAGCAGAAATGACAGGAGTCGAAGAGACAGTAACTGTTCGAGAAGCAGCAGTAAGGGGCATGATGTCACAGATGACAATGCTAGTCCTTCTTGCTCATCAAGGAAAAGGGAATATGAGAGCTGCCATTCAAGGGAAGAAAATGGTCTAAGAGATGAAGAACTTGAAGAATTTTTACATTCAag GGTCAAGCGTGGCAGAGGTGCTGTTGGATCAAGGATGGATGAAGCGGGTCCATATCTTCCACGTGGTTCAGACTCCAGGGACGAGCTGCTAGTGAGCCCCAGTGTACAAGAACGCCGTGTGTATGGACCAGAGAAGCCTTCACGGAAGTTATATGATTCTTCCAAAGAGGAGCTTGACTATGACAGGAAGAAATCAAAAAAAGTTAAGGCTGCTAGCTCGAAGAAGCACAAATCCAAGGATAAAtcgaaagagaagaagaagaagaggaaggaagagagaagTAAATACCTTACTTGA